From one Triticum urartu cultivar G1812 chromosome 3, Tu2.1, whole genome shotgun sequence genomic stretch:
- the LOC125548975 gene encoding histone deacetylase HDT3-like — MKFWGVEVKPGQTVYCDPGEGRVVHLTQVALGETEKGSAGILVSAKIGDQKGAIGTLSAENHPQIPCDLIFEKQFELSHSSKTASVFACGYKIFVPICESDSSEFDSSESDSSEDEVETVNNQVTNPIVGNVAKPPTTKGDKKVTDNLDSSEDDSDFSSSDSDDVSVFADDNYDDDGYSSLDTDSEEDGTSSEEMDKDIPKPEDGKKAVAENALKTPASDDTSSKEGSSDEENKNTPEPEDGEKMVAAETALETPASTAASDPCALQPEDGEKTVATETALKTPGSDDTSNKENTSDQEDKNTPKPEVGTKRAAETALETPAPDKKAKIETPSGQDTDDRKTVHVATPHPAKQADKAPGNSKPNLKSKYVGGAHACKSCSRTFGSASALQSHEKAKHA; from the exons ATGAAGTTCTGGG GTGTGGAAGTGAAGCCGGGACAGACAGTTTATTGCGACCCTGGTGAAGGGCGTGTTGTTCATCTCACACAG GTTGCCCTGGGTGAAACAGAGAAAGGAAGTGCCGGCATACTAGTATCTGCTAAAATTGGTGATCAGAAGGGGGCCATTGGAACTCTGTCGGCTGAAAATCACCCTCAGATTCCTTGTGATTTGATCTTTGAGAAACAGTTTGAGCTATCACACAGTTCAAAAACTGCCAGTGTGTTTGCATGTGGTTACAAGATTTTTGTGCCTATCTGCGAGTCTGATTCTAGCGAGTTTGATTCTAGCGAGTCTGATTCTAGCGAAGATGAAGTGGAAACTGTAAACAATCAAGTGACCAATCCTATTGTTG GCAATGTGGCAAAGCCTCCGACAACAAAGGGTGATAAAAAGGTTACAGATAACCTTGACAGTAGTGAGGATGATAGTGACTTTTCTTCTTCAGATTCAGATGATGTAAGTGTGTTCGCTGATGATAAT TACGACGATGATGGGTACAGTAGCTTAGATACCGATTCTGAAGAAGATGGTACCAGTAGTGAAGAGATGGACAAAGACATTCCTAAG CCTGAGGATGGCAAGAAGGCGGTGGCCGAGAATGCCTTGAAGACACCTGCCTCTGACGACACCAGTAGCAAAGAGGGTTCAAGTGATGAGGAAAACAAAAACACTCCTGAG CCCGAGGATGGCGAGAAGATGGTGGCCGCCGAGACTGCCTTGGAGACACC TGCTTCAACAGCAGCATCTGACCCTTGTGCACTACAGCCCGAGGATGGCGAGAAGACGGTGGCCACCGAGACTGCCTTGAAGACACCTGGCTCTGACGATACCAGTAACAAGGAGAATACAAGTGATCAGGAAGACAAAAACACTCCTAAG CCTGAGGTTGGCACGAAGAGGGCGGCCGAAACCGCCTTGGAGACGCCTGCTCCTGACAAGAAGGCAAAGATTGAAACACCATCTGGCCAGGACACAG ATGACAGGAAGACTGTCCATGTGGCAACTCCCCATCCAGCAAAGCAGGCCGACAAGGCGCCCGGGAACAGCAAGCCAAATCTCAAGTCCAAATATGTCGGCGGCGCCCACGCCTGCAAGTCGTGCAGCAG GACATTCGGCAGTGCTTCGGCGCTCCAGTCCCATGAGAAGGCGAAGCACGCTTGA
- the LOC125545666 gene encoding uncharacterized protein LOC125545666, translated as MAMASILVQVSALLLNLIAFGLAVAAEQRRSKATVTPDLAKEYDYCFYDSDVATGYGVGALLLLVAAQAVVMLASRCFCCGRGLKPGGSRACALMLFLFSWLTFLVAAACLLAGSVRNAYHTRYRGIFNGDPLSCETLRKGVFAAGAAFTFFTAILSEFYYISYSKSRDAAGGAPYGGSSIGMGPYT; from the exons ATGGCAATGGCGTCCATCCTCGTGCAGGTGTCCGCCCTGCTCCTCAACCTCATCGCCTTcggcctcgccgtcgccgccgagcAGCGCCGCAGCAAGGCCACGGTGACGCCGGATCTGGCCAAGGAGTACGACTACTGCTTCTACGACTCGGACGTCGCCACCGGCTACGGCGTCGGCGCGctgctcctcctcgtcgccgcGCAGGCCGTCGTCATGCTCGCCAGCCGCTGCTTCTGCTGCGGCCGCGGGCTCAAGCCGGGGGGCTCGCGCGCCTGCGCCCTCATGCTCTTCCTCTTCTCATG GTTGACCTTCCTCGTCGCAGCGGCGTGTTTGCTGGCAGGATCAGTCCGTAATGCATACCACACCCGGTACAGGGGGATCTTCAACGGCGACCCGCTCTCTTGCGAGACGCTGCGCAAGGGCGTCTTCGCTGCTGGTGCAGCCTTCACCTTCTTCACCGCCATCCTCAGCGAGTTCTACTACATCAGCTACTCCAAATCCCGGGATGCCGCCGGCGGCGCTCCATACGGCGGCTCCAGCATCGGCATGGGCCCTTACACTTAA